The Corallococcus caeni genome includes a region encoding these proteins:
- a CDS encoding sigma-70 family RNA polymerase sigma factor has product MPLGEDRKVILEKYGPYVRSLAATVRKQFNAQLELDELLAYGQIGLLEAAERFDPKVGANFLTFAHYRIKGAIFDGLRKMGVLRGADARTAYQGERATAYLGNLADREQGASNRGASFDDDIGDISDAVAGLAAVFAAGAEGAEAAGYVDESLPADQRLEMEQLKNRVRSAIEKLPEKERKLLQGYYFQGRTLEEAGAEIGQSKSWASRLHARAIDRLKELLNEEEELPPPSTDARRVSHGGSDERHLRGTGSAAKAAGPGRAADAEDGRVEVRRSSR; this is encoded by the coding sequence TTGCCTCTGGGTGAAGACAGGAAGGTCATCCTGGAGAAGTACGGCCCGTACGTGCGGTCGCTCGCGGCCACCGTGCGCAAGCAGTTCAATGCCCAGCTGGAGCTGGATGAACTGCTGGCCTATGGGCAGATCGGCCTCCTGGAAGCCGCGGAGCGCTTCGATCCCAAGGTGGGTGCCAACTTCCTCACCTTCGCCCACTACCGCATCAAGGGCGCCATCTTCGACGGTCTGAGGAAGATGGGCGTCCTGCGCGGCGCCGACGCCCGCACGGCCTATCAAGGCGAGCGCGCGACGGCGTATCTGGGAAATCTGGCGGACCGCGAGCAGGGCGCAAGCAACCGCGGGGCGTCATTCGACGATGATATTGGAGACATCTCGGATGCCGTGGCGGGCCTCGCGGCGGTTTTCGCGGCGGGGGCGGAAGGGGCGGAGGCGGCGGGCTACGTGGATGAATCGCTCCCGGCGGATCAGCGCCTGGAGATGGAGCAGTTGAAGAACCGGGTGCGCTCGGCCATCGAGAAGCTTCCGGAGAAAGAGCGCAAGCTCCTGCAGGGCTATTACTTCCAGGGCCGCACGCTGGAAGAGGCAGGGGCTGAAATCGGGCAGTCGAAGAGCTGGGCGTCGCGGCTTCACGCGCGCGCCATTGACCGGCTCAAGGAACTCTTGAACGAGGAGGAGGAACTCCCTCCCCCCTCGACGGATGCAAGGAGGGTGTCACATGGCGGCTCCGATGAGCGGCATCTCCGCGGGACAGGTAGCGCAGCAAAAGCTGCAGGACCAGGGCGCGCAGCAGACGCAGAAGACGGGCGCGTCGAAGTTCGACGGAGTTCTCGCTGA
- a CDS encoding flavin monoamine oxidase family protein, with protein sequence MVHEADVIILGAGAAGLAAAERLMGKGLRVIVLEARDRVGGRVATIRDTVADVPLELGAEFVHGKPAALLRRIRRAGLTVSPCNDTHALLWRGKLDDGEESFAFQEPLRSAKAPDRPMAEWVAEQARLHQWPPVVSAMARSYVRGFYAADPDVASTLAISRMERTAEASGGTTPSRVLEGYDRVLHAMAAKLLAKPGTLFLNAVAEEVRWKPGSVRVRARTRQGTPLGTFQGGHVVVTLPVGVLQAKPPAPGAVRFVPRVRAHERAWNRLAMGALVKILLRFRTPFWREQEATARFGFFHAPAAPFSTWWTLAPHRRTRHLVGWSGGPSAAALSGSSDTVVLRRALQGLSQLFHRSVQELNEQLEAWHVQDWQGEPYTRGGYAVIPSGAMDAVEALARPVGSTLFFAGEATHVGGDEGTVHGALETGRRAADELLARRS encoded by the coding sequence ATGGTTCACGAGGCCGACGTCATCATCCTGGGCGCGGGCGCCGCGGGGCTCGCCGCGGCCGAACGATTGATGGGCAAGGGCCTGCGGGTCATCGTGCTGGAGGCGCGCGACCGCGTGGGCGGCCGCGTGGCGACGATACGCGACACGGTGGCGGACGTGCCCCTGGAGCTGGGGGCCGAGTTCGTCCACGGCAAGCCCGCCGCGCTGCTGCGGCGCATCCGCCGGGCCGGGCTGACAGTGAGCCCTTGCAACGACACGCATGCGCTCCTGTGGCGGGGGAAGCTGGACGACGGGGAGGAGTCCTTCGCGTTCCAGGAGCCCTTGAGGTCCGCGAAGGCACCCGACCGTCCCATGGCGGAGTGGGTGGCGGAGCAGGCGCGTCTCCACCAGTGGCCGCCCGTCGTGAGCGCGATGGCGCGCTCGTACGTCCGGGGGTTCTACGCGGCGGATCCGGACGTCGCGAGCACGCTCGCCATCTCCCGGATGGAACGGACCGCGGAGGCCTCCGGGGGCACGACGCCGTCACGCGTGCTGGAGGGATACGACCGCGTGCTGCACGCGATGGCCGCGAAGCTGCTCGCGAAGCCGGGCACGCTGTTCCTCAACGCGGTGGCCGAGGAGGTGCGCTGGAAGCCGGGCTCGGTCCGCGTGCGGGCCCGGACGCGGCAGGGCACTCCGCTCGGGACGTTCCAGGGTGGGCACGTGGTGGTGACGCTGCCCGTGGGCGTGTTGCAGGCGAAGCCCCCCGCCCCTGGCGCCGTGCGCTTCGTGCCGCGCGTGCGTGCGCACGAGCGCGCATGGAACCGGTTGGCGATGGGCGCCCTGGTGAAGATCCTCCTGCGCTTCCGCACGCCGTTCTGGCGGGAGCAGGAGGCCACCGCTCGCTTCGGCTTCTTCCATGCGCCCGCCGCCCCGTTCTCCACGTGGTGGACGCTGGCGCCTCACCGGCGCACGCGGCACCTGGTGGGCTGGAGTGGAGGCCCCTCCGCGGCGGCGTTGTCCGGCTCGAGCGACACGGTGGTGCTGAGGCGCGCGCTCCAGGGGCTGTCCCAGCTCTTCCATCGCTCCGTGCAGGAGCTGAACGAACAGTTGGAGGCGTGGCACGTGCAGGACTGGCAGGGCGAGCCGTACACGCGCGGGGGCTACGCGGTCATTCCCTCGGGCGCGATGGACGCGGTCGAGGCGCTCGCCAGGCCCGTTGGGAGCACGCTCTTCTTCGCGGGCGAGGCCACGCACGTCGGCGGTGATGAGGGCACCGTGCATGGGGCGCTTGAGACGGGCCGGCGCGCGGCGGACGAGCTGTTGGCCCGGCGCTCGTAG
- a CDS encoding ATP-dependent helicase HrpB, whose product MNKAQAAQATQKVDSVRQVETVNKAEKANLNKVSGAAQQPATAKGAEPVDAKAEASKTTKSGGMVSDLVSGLEKGQVSMDKLIKEASSGKNMSNAELLGLQASMYKYSQELDLTSKVVEKATSGLKDVVKTQV is encoded by the coding sequence GTGAACAAGGCCCAGGCCGCGCAGGCCACCCAGAAGGTGGACTCCGTCCGCCAGGTGGAGACCGTCAACAAGGCGGAGAAGGCCAACCTGAACAAGGTGAGCGGCGCTGCCCAGCAGCCCGCCACGGCCAAGGGCGCGGAGCCCGTGGACGCGAAGGCCGAAGCCTCGAAGACGACCAAGTCGGGCGGCATGGTCTCCGACCTCGTCTCCGGCCTTGAGAAGGGCCAGGTCAGCATGGACAAGCTCATCAAGGAGGCCTCCTCCGGCAAGAACATGTCCAACGCGGAGCTGCTCGGTCTCCAGGCGTCCATGTACAAGTACTCGCAGGAGCTGGACCTCACCTCGAAGGTCGTCGAGAAGGCCACCAGCGGCCTGAAGGACGTCGTCAAGACGCAGGTCTGA
- a CDS encoding tetratricopeptide repeat protein codes for MAETPSEIANSLVPLARQPAMVLLESGYLWLDMGHFDKAKEVFVGAAALMPKSEVPQIGLGAVEFAQGKHDKALAAYRVAQRLAPLSSLPRAHAGEALLFMGKVPEALKELKAAIDLEPESDGAKLAQALIQAKEAGALPPPKK; via the coding sequence ATGGCGGAGACCCCCTCGGAGATTGCCAACAGCCTCGTGCCCCTGGCGCGCCAGCCGGCCATGGTCCTGCTGGAGTCCGGCTACCTGTGGCTGGACATGGGTCACTTCGACAAGGCCAAGGAGGTCTTCGTCGGTGCCGCCGCGCTGATGCCCAAGAGCGAAGTGCCGCAGATCGGCCTGGGCGCCGTGGAGTTCGCGCAGGGCAAGCACGACAAGGCCCTGGCGGCCTACCGGGTGGCCCAGCGCCTGGCGCCCCTGTCGTCGCTGCCCCGGGCACACGCCGGGGAGGCCCTGCTGTTCATGGGCAAGGTGCCGGAGGCCCTCAAGGAACTGAAGGCCGCCATCGACCTGGAGCCGGAAAGCGACGGCGCGAAGCTGGCCCAGGCGCTCATCCAGGCGAAGGAAGCGGGGGCCCTGCCTCCGCCGAAGAAGTAG
- a CDS encoding type III secretion protein, producing the protein MTRRTSVYAAPLLALLFLTGCSIELQHELTEADANEIYVLLSKNGINAKKEKAEGGNEVRFTIVVPKGDAAQAAELLKRNSLPRPVEKGLSHFAKGSMVPTATEERAMLLKAMAGEVSNALNQIDGVLEARAIVMVPENNDLSQPENKPMPSASVFIKYRTVEGGKPPVTVDAVKQFVASSVSELKPEAVTVLMTEAMAPTAETTETNRLQDVLGVRMTAASASTFKMILGGAFALILAMMGVTAWTFMRGGSGGGAPAAAARPARARGGRTE; encoded by the coding sequence ATGACTCGCCGAACGTCCGTCTACGCCGCCCCGCTCCTCGCCCTGCTGTTCCTCACCGGCTGCTCCATCGAGCTGCAGCACGAGCTGACGGAGGCGGACGCGAATGAAATCTACGTCCTGCTCAGCAAGAACGGCATCAACGCCAAGAAGGAGAAGGCGGAGGGCGGCAACGAAGTGCGCTTCACCATCGTCGTCCCCAAGGGCGACGCCGCCCAGGCCGCGGAGCTGTTGAAGCGCAACTCGCTGCCGCGCCCGGTGGAGAAGGGCCTGTCCCACTTCGCCAAGGGCAGCATGGTGCCCACCGCCACGGAGGAGCGCGCCATGCTCCTCAAGGCCATGGCGGGTGAGGTCTCCAACGCGCTCAACCAGATCGACGGCGTGCTGGAGGCGCGCGCCATCGTGATGGTGCCGGAGAACAACGACCTGTCGCAGCCGGAGAACAAGCCGATGCCGTCGGCCTCCGTGTTCATCAAGTACCGCACCGTGGAGGGCGGCAAGCCCCCCGTCACGGTGGACGCGGTGAAGCAGTTCGTCGCCAGCTCCGTGTCGGAGCTCAAGCCGGAGGCCGTCACCGTGCTGATGACGGAGGCCATGGCCCCCACGGCGGAGACCACGGAGACCAACCGCCTCCAGGACGTGCTGGGCGTTCGCATGACGGCCGCCAGCGCGAGCACGTTCAAGATGATCCTCGGCGGCGCGTTCGCGCTCATCCTGGCGATGATGGGCGTCACCGCGTGGACCTTCATGCGCGGCGGCTCCGGTGGCGGTGCCCCCGCCGCGGCGGCGCGCCCCGCCCGTGCGCGCGGCGGCCGCACCGAGTAG